The nucleotide sequence GAGAGATTCAGCGCCCGCTCCTGAAGGGTTTCGGGGGGCGGCAGCTGCATGGCCACGTAGACATAACCCGCCAGACCCACCACACCGCCCGCCATTCCCAGGAGCGCCAGGATCAGCAGAGCGGACAGCGCGATCCGTCCCCAGGCGTGACGCCGCGGCGCGGCGGAAGGCTGCGGAGGACGCGGCGGAATCCGAGGCGGTCCCCCCGCTGGCGGCTGCGGAGGGACCCGATAGGGGCGGTCCCACCCAGATACCCGCCCGCCAGTGGTTTCATAGGCATCTCCACCTGGATACGGCCAGCGTTCACCCATCGTGTTCGATTTCCACCGGAAAGGATAGCAAAGGCCCTGCAGGGCTGGCGTGTCGTTGCCCCCGCAGCGCCCCCTCATTCCTGTAAAACCTGTCTGGCGAGCGCCCAGATCGCATCGAACATCTCCGGCGTGAGCCGCCCGGTCTGAGTGTTCTGGCGGCTGGGATGGTAGGACGTGATCAGAACAGGCCATCCGGCGCCCAGCGGATAGAGCCCCCCGTGGCGGAAGGCCGGGCGGGGCCCATCGTAACCCAGGGCGCGAAGGGCGGCCAGAACGCCCTCGGTGGCGATCTGCCCCAGAGCGACCACGACCTGGATCCGGGGCAGGGCCTGGAGCTCGCGGATCAGGTAGGGCCGGCAGTTCGCCAGCTCCTCGCGGGAGGGGCGATTGCCCGGGGGCGCGCAGCGCACCACCGCTGTGAGATAGACATCCCGCAAAACCAGCCCGTCCTCCCGATGGGTTGAGGTGGGCTGATTGGCGAAGCCCGCCCGATAAAGGGCCGCCATCAGGAAATCCCCCGAGCTGTCCCCGGTGAACATCCGCCCGGTCCGATTCGCCCCATGGGCGGCGGGCGCCAGCCCGACCACCAGCAGGCGGGCCTGGGGATCCCCGAACCCGGGGACCGGACGGCCCCAGTAGTCCCAATCCTGGAACGGCCGCCGTTTCGCCCGGGCGACGGCTTCCCGATAAGCCACCAGACGAGGACACTGGCGGCACTGAATGACATCCCGGGCGATCTCATCTAAGGATTCCCGCATCACAAAACTGCCCTCCAGGGTTTCCGGCAGGAAGCATAACCTTCATCCCCTGGGCTGGCTGCCGGAAGCGGCTGGCCATCACCTCCCCAGGCCCAGAGCGCTCCGAGCAGGAGGGATTTCGGTTAAACTGGTAAGCAACCCGGCGAATCCCGCCGCGGGTCTTCCGGATGATCGCTCTGGTACGGGGCTGGCTTCCGAGTTGGTTCTCCCCTTCCAGGGATCGCCGGCACCTGCGCATGGATTCTAATCCAAAATCGCCATAAGGGAGGTAACGATGGAAACCTTTGTCTCCCTGCTGTTGCTCCTGGTCTGTGGCGGCCTGATCCTGCTGGCCCTTCTCGGCTCCATGATCCGGATCGTCCCGGAATACCAGCGGCTGGTGGTGTTCCGCCTGGGGAAGGTGATCGGGGCGAAGGGGCCCGGGCTGGTGCTGTTGATCCCCATCGTCGATCGGGCGATCACCGTGGATCTGCGGGAGCAGTTCCGGGAGATCCCTCAGCAGACTTCCATCACGAAGGACAACGCCCCCATCGGCATTGACTTCCTGATCTACTGGCGGGTGGTGGATCCGGTCCAGAGCGTGGTGCAGGTGCGGGATTTCGTCTCCGCCGCCGTGGGGATCGCCACCACCACCCTGCGGGCGGTCATCGGCGACATCCTGCTGGATGATGTGCTGGCGAAGCGGGAATACATCAACCAGGCCCTGCGGGTGAAGCTGGACGAAGTGACCGAGCGCTGGGGGGTGAAAGTCACCGCGGTGGAGATCCGGGAGATCCAGCCGCCACGGGATGTGCTGGAGGCGATGACCCGGCAGATGTCGGCGGAGCGCAACCGCCGCGCCCTGGTGACCGAGGCCGATGGAAAGCGGGAGGCGGCGGTGAAGGTCGCGGAGGGCGAGAAGCAGGCCGCCATCCTGAAGGCGGAGGGGGAGAAGGAAGCGGCCATCCTCCGGGCGGAGGGCGAGCGCCAGGCCCAGATCCTGCGCGCCGAGGGCTTCGCGATGGCGCTGGAACGCATCTTCAGCGTCGCCCGCACCCTCGATGCCAACACCATGACCCTGCAATATCTGGAAGCCCTCAAAGCGCTGGGGGCCAGCCCGTCCACCAAGTTCGTCTTCCCCATGGAATTCACCCGGCTGATCACGCCGCTCTCGAACCTGGTCGGGAACGCAGGCTCCCCGCGTCCCCCGGAGGGCAGCGAGCCCTCCCGTTGAGGGCGTTCGACCGGAACATGGACAGCTGAAGGGCTTTCCTAACGCTCCACTCAGGGAACAGGTTCTTTGGGGCCAGGCCGACCGGTCCTAAAGTCCCAAAGGAGGGGGGATCTGCTCATGGCGGCGCGCATCCTGGACGGGCGGGCCATGGCGGCCCGATGGCGGGAATGGGTGAAGGCTCAGGTGGAAGCGTTCCGGGCGCGCACAGGTCAGGTCCCTGGCCTGGCGACGGTCCTCATCGGGGATCATCCGGCCTCCCAGACCTACGTGCAGGCGAAACAGAGCGCCTGCGCCGCGGTAGGCATCCGCACCTTCCGTTATAACCTGCCGGCGGATGCCGATCGGGGAACGGCTCTGGAGCTGCTCCAAGCGCTGTCCTGCAATCCGGAGATCCATGGGATCTTGGTGCAACTGCCGTTGCCCTCCCATCTGGACGAAGAGGAGATCCTGAGCGCGATCCCGCTGGAGAAGGATGTGGACGGCTTTCATCCGCTGAACATCGGCCGTCTGGGGCTGAAGGGGCGGGATCCTTACTTTATCCCTTGCACGCCGCTGGGGATCCTGGCCATGCTTCAGGAAGCCCGGATCCCGATTGCAGGCCGCCGGGCGGTGATCCTGGGGCGCAGCCGGATTGTGGGGCTGCCCATGGCCCTCCTGCTCCTCCGCCTGGATGCCACGGTGACGATCTGTCACTCCCGGACGCCGGATCTGGCCGCGCTGACGCGCCAGGCCGACCTTCTCATCGCCGCGGTCGGACG is from Thermoflexus sp. and encodes:
- a CDS encoding uracil-DNA glycosylase, which gives rise to MRESLDEIARDVIQCRQCPRLVAYREAVARAKRRPFQDWDYWGRPVPGFGDPQARLLVVGLAPAAHGANRTGRMFTGDSSGDFLMAALYRAGFANQPTSTHREDGLVLRDVYLTAVVRCAPPGNRPSREELANCRPYLIRELQALPRIQVVVALGQIATEGVLAALRALGYDGPRPAFRHGGLYPLGAGWPVLITSYHPSRQNTQTGRLTPEMFDAIWALARQVLQE
- a CDS encoding SPFH domain-containing protein; translated protein: METFVSLLLLLVCGGLILLALLGSMIRIVPEYQRLVVFRLGKVIGAKGPGLVLLIPIVDRAITVDLREQFREIPQQTSITKDNAPIGIDFLIYWRVVDPVQSVVQVRDFVSAAVGIATTTLRAVIGDILLDDVLAKREYINQALRVKLDEVTERWGVKVTAVEIREIQPPRDVLEAMTRQMSAERNRRALVTEADGKREAAVKVAEGEKQAAILKAEGEKEAAILRAEGERQAQILRAEGFAMALERIFSVARTLDANTMTLQYLEALKALGASPSTKFVFPMEFTRLITPLSNLVGNAGSPRPPEGSEPSR
- the folD gene encoding bifunctional methylenetetrahydrofolate dehydrogenase/methenyltetrahydrofolate cyclohydrolase FolD: MAARILDGRAMAARWREWVKAQVEAFRARTGQVPGLATVLIGDHPASQTYVQAKQSACAAVGIRTFRYNLPADADRGTALELLQALSCNPEIHGILVQLPLPSHLDEEEILSAIPLEKDVDGFHPLNIGRLGLKGRDPYFIPCTPLGILAMLQEARIPIAGRRAVILGRSRIVGLPMALLLLRLDATVTICHSRTPDLAALTRQADLLIAAVGRPGLIRGEMVRPGAVVIDVGINRIEDPQAPRGYRLVGDVVFEEVSAVAGAITPVPGGVGPMTVAMLLVNTLKAAQRQVEGSASPWLEPIEG